One Paenibacillus sp. FSL H7-0737 DNA segment encodes these proteins:
- a CDS encoding sensor histidine kinase codes for MVSFIRLALRKMWLFLANLPMERKLIVVFVFLISLPITYVSYLSSRSMFNSVLINATEGANQMTSNASDTIDRYVADLKRYTALPLYNTDVQFYLTQQNTDWDKSTGMAMFLSYLKHTKEEIIAVYMVDQYGSVFYDRVPGIHELYPEERLAEWRTLSEEAGAAPVIQGRHTIRINSNVHREVFSVLRTINSVSTLDNIGILVFDVDINLFKGIIDPVNAVTQGNTLIVDNTGELIYDGENASDSMQTGEGQSLNTQLLLQHVNQQQDHFQVEMNGQSYLAVYTVSKQTGWTTMVTIPLARILSPVQKNRNALILTTLIIIAFALCVATFISHALTKPLKSLVRLMKRVQHGNLDVWQHSKYNDEIGMLGSHFNRMIIRVKDLLQEVSLTEKRKQKADMRALQNQINPHFIYNTLESIRMLAESNDDPRVAKLTYLLGLQMRYSIVRSEEAVTIRQELDHVRNYYHLLQIRFPDKFNLHIDVPEKFLHLPVIKLVFQPIVENAVFHGLDQKVGLGTLSITAWSEHGNVVFCVEDDGIGMDAATLRSLNNSLQNGTESEMFGIGLRNVNERIRLHYGSSFGLLVESKLGVGTRVTLRIEDITFTTHSEDDMNYGEEML; via the coding sequence ATGGTATCATTCATCCGGCTAGCCTTACGAAAAATGTGGTTGTTCCTTGCCAATCTTCCGATGGAGCGAAAACTGATCGTCGTATTTGTCTTTCTGATCTCGCTTCCAATCACTTATGTTAGTTATTTGTCCTCCCGCTCCATGTTCAATTCTGTTCTTATTAATGCAACGGAAGGCGCGAACCAAATGACATCGAATGCCTCTGATACCATTGACCGTTATGTCGCCGATCTAAAAAGATACACAGCGCTACCGCTATATAACACCGATGTACAATTCTACCTAACTCAGCAAAATACCGACTGGGATAAAAGTACTGGCATGGCGATGTTCCTGAGCTACTTGAAGCATACGAAGGAAGAGATCATCGCCGTGTACATGGTGGATCAGTACGGTTCTGTTTTTTATGATAGAGTCCCCGGGATCCACGAGCTGTATCCTGAAGAACGACTAGCCGAATGGAGAACCTTAAGTGAAGAAGCTGGGGCCGCTCCTGTCATTCAAGGCAGACATACGATTCGTATAAACTCCAATGTCCATAGAGAGGTTTTCAGTGTACTTCGCACCATTAATTCTGTAAGCACGCTAGACAATATAGGAATTCTCGTATTTGATGTAGACATCAACTTGTTTAAGGGGATCATTGATCCCGTAAACGCAGTTACACAAGGCAACACACTAATTGTAGATAATACCGGAGAACTGATCTATGACGGCGAAAACGCCTCAGACTCGATGCAAACTGGCGAGGGGCAAAGTCTGAACACGCAGCTTTTGCTGCAGCATGTGAATCAGCAACAGGATCATTTTCAAGTAGAAATGAATGGTCAGTCTTATCTTGCAGTGTATACTGTCTCGAAACAGACAGGTTGGACGACTATGGTTACGATTCCTTTGGCCCGTATCCTGTCACCTGTACAGAAGAATCGCAATGCTCTTATATTAACTACACTGATCATTATCGCGTTTGCACTTTGTGTTGCGACGTTCATCTCACATGCGCTGACCAAACCCCTTAAATCTTTAGTCCGTCTAATGAAACGGGTACAGCACGGTAATCTAGATGTCTGGCAGCACTCCAAATATAATGATGAGATTGGAATGCTTGGCAGTCATTTTAATCGGATGATCATAAGGGTCAAGGATCTGCTGCAGGAAGTATCCCTCACCGAGAAGCGAAAGCAGAAGGCTGATATGAGGGCACTTCAGAATCAGATCAATCCCCATTTTATTTATAATACGCTGGAGTCTATCCGTATGCTGGCAGAGAGCAACGATGACCCCCGTGTAGCGAAACTCACCTATTTGCTTGGACTTCAGATGCGTTACAGTATTGTCCGAAGCGAAGAAGCCGTTACGATCAGACAAGAGCTGGATCATGTACGAAATTATTATCATCTGCTTCAAATCCGGTTTCCAGATAAGTTCAATCTACACATTGATGTGCCAGAGAAATTTCTACATCTTCCTGTAATCAAGCTTGTCTTCCAACCCATTGTGGAGAACGCAGTTTTTCATGGCTTAGATCAAAAAGTAGGTCTCGGCACCTTAAGCATCACCGCATGGAGTGAGCATGGAAATGTCGTATTCTGTGTAGAAGATGATGGCATCGGTATGGATGCAGCTACCCTTCGTTCCTTAAATAATAGTCTGCAAAATGGGACTGAAAGTGAAATGTTTGGTATTGGCCTACGAAATGTGAATGAGAGAATCCGTCTGCATTACGGCAGCTCATTCGGGCTCCTTGTAGAGAGTAAGCTCGGAGTGGGTACTCGTGTTACGCTGCGCATTGAGGACATTACCTTCACTACTCATAGTGAAGATGATATGAATTACGGAGAGGAGATGCTCTGA
- a CDS encoding fused MFS/spermidine synthase yields MNINEFLSYKEFDHLQSQIHTSSDNHEITVYDTTELYGEQGAFRVMQFSNQAIQGAMDLNHPERVVFEYPRAIIHLMECNAPSFEDAFLIGHGIGTIAGHFLDKRFKVAELDSEVVELSRRYFGYIQDNVVIGDGRQILEGEEPQKYDYIILDAFTAAGTPRHLISSEFFSIVYSKLNAKGYLLMNLMGKGENDPHINAIHTTLAEEFTYIKSFSLPSDGAADIKNIIIIGGFKPIHFQARHMAGFKEIQLGQGYLIRD; encoded by the coding sequence ATGAATATAAACGAATTTCTATCGTATAAGGAGTTTGATCACTTGCAATCACAGATTCACACGAGCAGCGATAATCATGAAATCACCGTCTATGACACCACAGAACTATACGGTGAACAAGGTGCGTTCCGCGTCATGCAGTTTTCCAATCAGGCCATTCAAGGTGCGATGGATCTCAATCACCCAGAACGAGTTGTGTTTGAATATCCGCGAGCCATCATTCACTTGATGGAATGCAATGCTCCCTCTTTCGAGGATGCCTTTCTTATTGGTCATGGGATTGGAACGATTGCTGGGCATTTTCTAGACAAAAGATTTAAAGTAGCTGAGCTAGACAGTGAAGTAGTCGAATTAAGCCGCCGCTATTTTGGATACATCCAAGATAACGTAGTGATCGGTGACGGACGTCAGATCCTTGAAGGTGAAGAACCACAGAAATATGATTACATCATCTTGGATGCTTTCACCGCCGCGGGCACGCCGAGGCACTTAATCTCCAGTGAATTTTTCAGCATCGTGTATTCAAAACTGAATGCCAAAGGGTATCTCCTAATGAATCTAATGGGAAAAGGTGAAAATGACCCACATATTAACGCGATTCACACCACGCTCGCGGAAGAATTCACCTATATCAAATCCTTTTCACTGCCTTCAGATGGGGCTGCGGATATCAAAAACATCATTATTATAGGTGGATTTAAGCCGATCCACTTTCAAGCTCGCCACATGGCAGGCTTTAAAGAAATCCAACTTGGGCAAGGATATCTTATTCGGGATTAA
- a CDS encoding response regulator transcription factor, protein MLHIAIVDDEILIREGLARMISKENTEFLVIGTYSDGKHLLDELPSLQLDVVITDIRMPQINGLELIKQLKASHPQIRSILMSGFVEFNYAREAIRSSAVDYLLKPIDKEQLFELLYQLEEEQQFSRDKEVRHRSGLLLTLLQGDEPPSPLLLSSLTLPQPYFSVFVFKGRSREPVCFCVDSLRQVMAFSIDSLEIQNGLHVCILYSTKQLSDSDRNEIGDRIRISANGMILHVGTSSSYNDTAKLRQAYLDAKLACSVGIYNPDRLHYANIQNIQQSEINILEPFNAIKEPLIHDLQILNMEGALERVHNLFSVLKSQQAVPDQILRVCRWVIESAQKELQEFEALYKGAPYLGLDESIASSMSFSEIERSFTNHFSSILFEIRAHRLEMSGTAVETIKRWISANYNQHADLNTLANMVFLTPSYLSKLFKQETGLTLTDYITEIRLRKAKHLLKNAPDLKIHEIGAEVGYGDPAYFNKLFKRVVGVTPNEYKRISIV, encoded by the coding sequence TTGCTGCATATTGCAATTGTTGACGATGAAATCCTGATCCGCGAAGGTCTGGCCCGAATGATCAGCAAAGAAAACACTGAATTTCTGGTCATCGGCACCTACTCCGATGGGAAACATCTACTTGACGAGTTACCTTCACTTCAACTTGATGTTGTGATTACTGATATTCGTATGCCGCAAATTAACGGCTTGGAATTAATTAAACAATTAAAAGCCAGTCACCCACAAATCCGCTCCATTCTAATGAGTGGATTTGTTGAATTTAATTATGCCAGAGAAGCCATACGCAGCTCTGCAGTAGACTATTTATTAAAGCCAATCGATAAGGAGCAATTATTCGAGCTGCTTTATCAATTAGAGGAAGAGCAGCAGTTCTCTCGTGACAAGGAGGTACGTCACCGTTCTGGTCTCTTACTGACCCTTCTTCAAGGCGACGAACCCCCTTCACCCTTGCTTTTGTCGAGCCTTACTTTGCCCCAGCCTTATTTCTCAGTCTTTGTGTTCAAAGGAAGATCAAGAGAACCCGTCTGTTTTTGTGTAGACAGTCTGCGGCAAGTGATGGCATTTAGTATCGACAGCTTAGAGATTCAAAATGGACTGCATGTCTGTATCCTGTATTCTACAAAGCAACTCTCAGACAGCGATAGGAATGAAATCGGCGACAGAATCCGTATCTCTGCCAATGGTATGATACTGCATGTAGGTACTAGCAGTTCCTATAATGATACCGCCAAGCTTAGACAAGCATATCTAGATGCTAAGTTAGCCTGCAGCGTCGGCATCTATAATCCTGACCGACTGCACTATGCAAATATTCAGAACATTCAGCAGTCTGAGATAAATATCCTTGAGCCTTTTAATGCGATCAAGGAACCATTAATCCATGATCTGCAGATCCTGAATATGGAGGGTGCTTTAGAACGCGTGCATAACTTATTCTCAGTGCTGAAATCACAACAAGCTGTGCCCGATCAAATTCTCCGTGTCTGTCGATGGGTTATTGAATCTGCGCAGAAAGAATTGCAAGAATTTGAGGCCCTCTACAAAGGTGCACCCTATCTTGGGCTGGATGAAAGCATTGCGTCCAGTATGAGCTTCAGTGAAATCGAGCGTAGTTTTACCAACCATTTCTCAAGCATTCTATTTGAGATCAGAGCCCATCGCCTAGAGATGTCCGGTACAGCTGTAGAAACCATAAAGCGCTGGATATCAGCCAACTATAATCAGCATGCGGATCTGAACACCTTAGCGAATATGGTTTTTTTGACACCAAGCTATCTAAGTAAGCTGTTCAAACAAGAGACTGGACTTACATTAACGGACTACATCACGGAAATCCGGCTACGTAAAGCCAAGCATCTGCTCAAGAATGCCCCTGACCTAAAGATTCACGAGATTGGAGCAGAAGTTGGATATGGCGATCCTGCCTATTTCAATAAGCTTTTTAAACGTGTAGTCGGCGTTACACCCAATGAATATAAACGAATTTCTATCGTATAA
- a CDS encoding sugar phosphate isomerase/epimerase family protein, whose translation MQDTLRIGTLVRGGEAVAVIPQIVQHGFESFNLNFWQTTGETNLVETAARLRELAAEHDFIISSVGIYGNPLSGDGDNADTLASWERLIDHAHLFGTDIIGGFTGRLPGSSIDESIPRFAEVFSELSKRAADRGLRIAFENCSMGGNWQAGEWNIAHNPSAWEKMFNAVPADNLGLEWEPCHQLIGLIDPIPQLRKWVNKVFHVHGKDATIAWDIVKEYGIHGPKPYVWDRTPGFGDTNWVDIISILRQAGYKGTIDIEGWHDPVYQGELEMTGQVHALNYLKYCRGGSFVPNPV comes from the coding sequence ATGCAAGACACATTAAGAATAGGTACTCTAGTTCGTGGCGGGGAGGCCGTCGCCGTTATTCCGCAAATTGTTCAGCATGGGTTTGAGTCCTTTAACTTGAACTTTTGGCAGACCACCGGTGAAACCAATCTTGTAGAAACAGCTGCACGACTTAGGGAACTGGCTGCTGAACATGATTTTATCATCTCTTCTGTTGGGATTTATGGCAATCCACTTTCAGGAGATGGAGACAATGCTGACACACTCGCCAGTTGGGAGCGATTGATTGATCATGCCCATTTATTCGGCACAGATATTATCGGTGGATTCACCGGACGTCTTCCAGGTTCTTCGATTGACGAGTCGATTCCGAGATTTGCAGAGGTGTTTAGTGAATTGTCCAAAAGGGCAGCCGATCGTGGCTTAAGAATTGCTTTTGAAAATTGCTCTATGGGTGGAAACTGGCAGGCCGGAGAGTGGAATATCGCTCACAATCCTTCAGCCTGGGAGAAAATGTTCAATGCTGTACCAGCAGACAATCTGGGTCTGGAATGGGAACCGTGCCACCAGCTGATAGGTCTCATTGATCCGATTCCGCAGCTACGCAAATGGGTGAACAAGGTGTTCCATGTGCATGGTAAAGATGCCACTATTGCCTGGGATATCGTCAAGGAATACGGAATTCATGGACCTAAGCCTTATGTGTGGGACCGGACGCCTGGCTTCGGAGATACGAACTGGGTGGATATCATATCGATTCTGCGCCAAGCCGGCTATAAGGGAACTATTGATATTGAAGGCTGGCATGATCCTGTCTACCAGGGTGAACTAGAAATGACTGGACAAGTACATGCACTAAATTATTTGAAGTATTGCCGAGGTGGCAGTTTTGTCCCTAATCCGGTGTAA
- a CDS encoding LacI family DNA-binding transcriptional regulator → MDVNIKDIARISGVGISTVSRVINNKGLVSKATREKVLNVVKEYNYIPNSNARNLKTTESKNIALMVKGITNPFFSNMIKEIERQANLRGYPFLIHQVEDGTDEINAAIQLTKEKNLCGIIFMGGTYNHSEEKFKQLTVPFVLTTITSTQEVDPDIFSSVTINELKEAYKATNYLISLGHENIGFLAKSPLLDETTGNRRYLGYKKALEEHNLPYDPQLVEDCEYSPSSGFDAARRLLKRNKGVTAIFAASDTIAIGAAKAVLTAGLSIPDDISIIGFDGIEMAEYFHPSLDTISQPGTEMALSSVGVLFDLISGRSGHQHIVYDAVLLKRGSCKMLKTLKV, encoded by the coding sequence GTGGACGTAAATATCAAGGATATCGCGCGGATTTCCGGTGTGGGCATCTCGACGGTTTCCAGGGTCATCAACAATAAGGGGCTGGTGAGCAAGGCTACACGGGAAAAGGTTCTGAATGTTGTTAAGGAATACAATTACATTCCCAATTCCAATGCGAGAAATCTAAAAACTACGGAGTCTAAGAACATTGCACTTATGGTTAAGGGGATTACGAATCCGTTCTTCTCTAATATGATCAAAGAAATCGAGCGGCAGGCTAATCTGCGAGGGTACCCTTTCCTCATTCATCAGGTAGAGGATGGAACGGATGAAATTAATGCGGCGATTCAGCTGACCAAAGAAAAGAATCTATGCGGGATCATCTTCATGGGCGGAACCTACAATCATTCCGAAGAGAAATTCAAGCAGCTGACGGTTCCTTTTGTACTGACGACGATCACCTCCACACAAGAGGTGGACCCTGATATTTTTTCCAGTGTCACCATTAATGAATTGAAGGAAGCTTATAAGGCCACCAATTACTTGATATCACTAGGGCATGAGAATATTGGTTTTCTAGCCAAGTCCCCATTACTGGATGAAACGACAGGCAACCGGCGTTATTTGGGCTACAAAAAAGCACTGGAAGAACATAATCTGCCTTATGATCCACAGCTGGTAGAGGATTGTGAATACAGTCCTAGCTCGGGATTTGATGCAGCACGAAGACTGCTTAAAAGGAATAAGGGAGTAACCGCAATATTTGCGGCTTCTGACACGATTGCTATCGGTGCTGCCAAAGCTGTACTTACCGCGGGGTTGTCTATCCCGGATGATATTTCAATCATTGGCTTTGACGGAATTGAGATGGCTGAATATTTTCATCCTTCACTCGATACGATTAGCCAACCGGGTACAGAAATGGCCTTATCTAGCGTGGGCGTCCTGTTTGATCTTATTTCTGGACGATCAGGCCATCAGCATATTGTCTACGATGCGGTATTGCTCAAACGAGGCTCTTGCAAGATGCTCAAAACACTTAAGGTATAA
- a CDS encoding ABC transporter substrate-binding protein, which yields MRNKLFSLSFVMVMILSSTLAGCGSNNGNSTNNGASATDKPAATNTETTGGDTTSNATAEPAAGADISGKITFLTNRTDMIGKEYDEYLKRFNEKYPNVKVEFEASQTDYNQQAKVRMASGELPDVMFIPTIPNSDLPKYFASLDDLGLNDQITFKDFKSFDGKLYGITTGNSTSGIVYNKKAFTDAGITETPKTWDEFLAACEKLKAKGVIPLSSNFKDKWPLGTWAYDTPRLIAGNPDFPNEKLNSETPFTMDNGYGKAFSLLKELNEKGYLEKDINSTNWEQSKKDIASGKFAMYYLGNWVINQVIGVGAPSDNVGFFPFPYDNSGKPSATLSPDFFYAVAKNSKNLEAAKAFVKWMIEDSGYEDFAGFISPLKGKESNLAQLKEFQATGVELVEGTVDDAKVTEIGNKAQLDLPAVVQEFVLAKDPQTVLDKWNKAWAKAKKDLGY from the coding sequence ATGAGAAATAAGTTATTTTCGTTATCTTTTGTTATGGTTATGATTTTATCATCAACGCTGGCTGGCTGCGGCTCGAACAATGGCAACAGCACCAATAACGGGGCTTCTGCAACCGATAAGCCCGCAGCGACTAACACAGAGACTACCGGCGGTGACACAACAAGCAACGCAACAGCCGAACCTGCAGCAGGAGCTGACATTAGCGGCAAAATCACCTTCCTGACTAACAGAACAGACATGATTGGCAAAGAATACGATGAATATTTAAAGCGCTTTAATGAAAAATACCCGAACGTTAAAGTCGAATTCGAGGCTTCCCAGACCGACTATAATCAACAGGCTAAAGTCAGAATGGCCAGCGGCGAGCTTCCTGACGTTATGTTCATTCCTACCATTCCTAACTCCGACCTACCGAAATACTTCGCTTCACTGGATGATCTCGGCCTGAACGATCAAATCACCTTTAAAGACTTCAAATCCTTTGATGGCAAGCTGTACGGAATTACCACAGGGAACTCTACATCCGGGATTGTTTATAACAAAAAAGCATTTACAGATGCTGGCATCACAGAAACCCCTAAGACTTGGGATGAATTCCTGGCTGCCTGCGAAAAGCTGAAAGCAAAAGGTGTCATTCCACTGTCCTCTAACTTCAAAGATAAATGGCCACTGGGTACATGGGCTTATGATACTCCGCGCCTAATTGCAGGCAACCCCGACTTCCCTAATGAGAAGCTGAACTCTGAAACACCATTTACCATGGACAACGGCTATGGTAAAGCCTTTAGCCTGCTCAAGGAGCTCAACGAAAAAGGGTATCTGGAAAAAGACATCAACTCCACCAACTGGGAGCAATCGAAAAAAGACATCGCTTCTGGTAAGTTCGCCATGTACTATCTCGGCAACTGGGTCATTAACCAAGTTATTGGAGTAGGAGCTCCTTCAGACAATGTTGGCTTCTTCCCGTTCCCTTATGACAATTCAGGTAAACCATCCGCTACTCTTAGCCCTGACTTCTTCTATGCTGTTGCTAAAAACAGCAAAAATTTAGAAGCTGCCAAAGCTTTCGTAAAATGGATGATTGAGGATTCCGGCTATGAGGACTTCGCGGGCTTTATCTCCCCACTAAAAGGAAAAGAATCTAATCTGGCTCAGCTAAAAGAATTCCAAGCTACCGGAGTAGAGTTAGTAGAAGGAACTGTTGACGATGCGAAGGTTACAGAAATCGGCAACAAGGCACAATTAGATCTCCCTGCTGTTGTACAGGAATTTGTGCTTGCCAAAGATCCGCAAACTGTATTAGACAAATGGAATAAAGCCTGGGCTAAAGCTAAGAAAGATCTCGGCTATTAA
- a CDS encoding carbohydrate ABC transporter permease, with the protein MTNSKFRFTDVIKYFSLIIGVFVVLFPPYVVIVNAFKSTDEFNSSSSMALPKSFFNFDNFIAVFQRGGLLNGFGNVLIIIAITLILNILFGTMVAFVLGRFSFKLKPVVFGAYLIATIIPSITTQVATFGIIKSMGLYNTLGAPIVLYIGADVIQIILYLQFIRNIPVDLDENAMVEGASLFKIYRSIIFPLLTPATATLIILKTISIYNDMYIPYLYMPKQSLGVVTTILMRFQGVNSGEWNLICAAILLILLPTIILYFFLQRYIFEGVTSGAVK; encoded by the coding sequence ATGACAAACTCCAAATTCCGCTTTACAGATGTTATTAAATACTTCTCGCTAATCATCGGCGTATTTGTCGTGCTTTTCCCTCCTTATGTAGTTATCGTAAATGCCTTCAAATCGACTGATGAATTTAACAGTAGTAGCTCCATGGCACTGCCAAAAAGCTTTTTTAATTTCGATAATTTCATTGCGGTGTTCCAGCGTGGAGGTTTACTTAACGGATTTGGTAACGTATTAATTATTATAGCTATTACTTTAATTCTGAACATTCTATTTGGAACTATGGTAGCATTTGTACTGGGACGCTTCTCTTTTAAATTAAAACCTGTTGTCTTTGGTGCTTATCTAATAGCCACTATCATTCCTAGCATCACGACGCAAGTAGCCACTTTTGGTATCATCAAAAGCATGGGGCTTTATAATACACTCGGCGCCCCTATCGTGCTATATATCGGAGCAGATGTGATTCAAATTATTCTTTATTTGCAATTTATCCGTAACATTCCCGTGGATCTAGATGAGAACGCGATGGTAGAAGGTGCATCTCTTTTTAAAATCTATCGCTCAATTATTTTTCCATTATTGACGCCGGCTACGGCTACTTTGATTATCTTGAAGACGATTAGTATCTATAATGACATGTATATCCCTTATCTATATATGCCAAAACAAAGCCTGGGCGTAGTTACGACGATCCTGATGCGTTTTCAAGGGGTCAATTCGGGCGAATGGAATTTGATCTGTGCGGCCATTCTGCTTATCCTGCTCCCCACAATAATTCTATATTTCTTCCTACAACGTTATATCTTTGAAGGCGTAACCAGCGGCGCAGTTAAATAA
- a CDS encoding carbohydrate ABC transporter permease, producing MFGTLSYNKQKMIIIVSFLTIPLLLLATFTYYPALKLIYYSFTNWDGYSPEKPWVGLANYREVFSNPDIFKVFTHNFAYFAMGIVQNIVAIYFAVVLNSKLKGKNAFRILLFLPYIMNGVAVAFMFGYVFDTTNGSLNMFLNSIGLTGLGQTSWLGTEGLVNYSLASTGFWRFMGYNMVIYIASLQAIPNDIYEASKIDGAGPFQTLWRITLPNMKPVIQLNLFLTVTGALEVFDLPFVLTKGGPAGASETYVQKVVDTAFAYNNYGLASAMSIILLFFVVIVLLVQQLVLSRGGDK from the coding sequence ATGTTCGGAACACTTTCCTATAACAAACAAAAAATGATAATCATTGTATCATTCCTTACGATCCCATTGTTGCTCCTTGCGACATTCACGTATTATCCAGCGCTTAAGCTGATCTATTACAGTTTCACCAATTGGGATGGCTATAGCCCAGAGAAACCATGGGTCGGACTTGCTAATTACCGCGAGGTCTTCTCTAATCCTGATATTTTCAAAGTATTTACACATAACTTTGCTTACTTCGCTATGGGAATTGTTCAGAACATAGTCGCCATTTATTTTGCGGTTGTTCTGAATAGTAAGCTCAAAGGGAAAAACGCATTCCGAATCTTACTTTTCCTTCCTTACATCATGAACGGAGTTGCTGTTGCTTTTATGTTTGGTTATGTCTTTGATACTACTAACGGATCTCTGAATATGTTCCTGAATAGCATCGGTCTAACCGGACTAGGACAGACCAGCTGGCTTGGAACAGAAGGACTGGTCAACTATTCTCTGGCATCCACAGGATTTTGGCGTTTCATGGGTTATAACATGGTCATCTACATCGCCTCCTTGCAGGCCATACCAAACGATATCTATGAGGCTTCAAAGATTGATGGTGCTGGACCTTTCCAAACCCTTTGGAGAATTACTTTACCGAATATGAAGCCAGTCATTCAGCTTAACTTATTTCTTACCGTCACAGGAGCACTGGAAGTCTTTGATCTCCCTTTCGTATTGACCAAGGGTGGTCCTGCAGGCGCCAGCGAAACTTATGTACAGAAAGTTGTAGACACTGCATTTGCTTACAACAACTATGGTCTCGCTTCTGCCATGAGTATTATCTTGCTCTTCTTTGTCGTCATCGTACTATTAGTACAGCAACTAGTTCTTAGCCGGGGAGGAGACAAATAG